The following are from one region of the Sciurus carolinensis chromosome 5, mSciCar1.2, whole genome shotgun sequence genome:
- the Cpb2 gene encoding carboxypeptidase B2 gives MKPHHIGVLIAVILLCKQHGFAFQSGQVLSALPRTSRQVQVLQNLTTTYEIVLWQPVTAEFIAKKKEVHFFVNASDVSNVKAHLNTSRIPFSVLMADVEDLIRQQTSNDTISPRASSSYYEQYHSLGEIYSWIEVITKRYPEMLKKIHIGSSYEKYPLYVLKVSGKEQRAKNAIWIDCGIHAREWISPAFCLWFIGYVTQFYEKEKLYTNLLRHVDFYVMPVINVDGYDYTWKKNRMWRKNRSSHENNRCVGTDLNRNFASKHWCEEGASSFSCSETYCGLYPESEPEVKAVADFLRKNINQIKAYISMHSYAQQILFPYSYNRSKSKDHEELSLVASEAVRAIESINKNIRYTHGSGSESLYLAPGGSDDWIYDLGIKYSFTIELRDKGRYGFLLPERYIKPTCTEALAAVAKIVWHVIRNV, from the exons tggCCAGGTTTTATCTGCTCTTCCTAGAACCTCTAGACAAGTTCAAGTTCTGCAGAATCTTACTACAACCTACGAG ATTGTTCTCTGGCAGCCAGTAACAGCTGAATTcattgcaaagaaaaaagaagtccatTTTTTTGTGAATGCATCTGATGTAAGCAATGTGAAAGCCCATTTAAATACGAGCAGAATTCCATTCAG CGTCTTGATGGCGGATGTGGAAGATCTTATCCGACAGCAGACTTCCAATGACACCATAAGCCCCCGGGCCTCCTCTTCATACTATGAACAGTATCACTCACTCGGTGAA ATCTATTCTTGGATAGAAGTTATAACTAAGCGGTATCCTGAGATgcttaaaaaaattcacattggATCCTCATATGAGAAGTACCCACTGTATGTTTTAAAG GTTTCTGGAAAAGAACAAAGAGCCAAAAATGCCATATGGATTGACTGTGGAATCCATGCCAGAGAATGGATCTCTCCTGCTTTCTGCTTGTGGTTCATCGGTTAT gTAACTCAGTTCTATGAGAAAGAAAAGCTGTATACCAATCTTCTGAGACACGTGGATTTCTATGTTATGCCAGTAATTAATGTGGATGGTTATGACTACACATGGAAAAAG AATCGAATGTGGAGAAAGAACCGCTCTTCCCATGAGAACAATCGTTGTGTTGGAACAGACCTGAATAGGAACTTTGCTTCCAAACACTGGTGTG AGGAGGGTGCATCAAGTTTCTCATGCTCTGAAACCTACTGTGGACTTTACCCTGAGTCTGAACCAGAAGTGAAGGCAGTGGCTGATTTCTTGAGGAAAAATATCAACCAAATTAAAGCTTACATTAGCATGCATTCATACGCCCAGCAGATACTGTTTCCTTATTCCTATAACAGAAGCAAAAGCAAAGACCATGAGGAACTG TCTCTGGTGGCAAGTGAAGCAGTTCGTGCAATTGAgagtattaataaaaatatcaggtATACACATGGCAGTGGCTCAGAGAGTTTAT ACCTAGCTCCTGGAGGTTCCGACGACTGGATCTATGATTTGGGCATCAAATATTCATTTACAATTGAACTTCGAGATAAAGGCAGATACGGATTCTTGTTGCCTGAGCGTTACATCAAACCTACTTGTACAGAAGCTCTCGCCGCTGTCGCTAAAATAGTTTGGCATGTAATCAGAAACGTTTAA